One segment of Pradoshia eiseniae DNA contains the following:
- a CDS encoding mannose/fructose/sorbose PTS transporter subunit IIA: protein MVGIIIASHGEFASGILQSGEMIFGAQENVKAVTLMPSEGPDDVKAKMKEAIASFDNQDEVLFLVDLWGGTPFNQANSLFEDHKDKWAIVAGMNLPMLIEAFASRFSMNSAQEIAAHILGTAKEGVKVRPEELEPKETAAPANQQVNAAGAPGKFEYVLARIDSRLLHGQVATAWTKTTQPTRIIVVSDVVSKDDLRKKLIQQAAPPGVKAHVVPVHKMIELAKDDQHFGGQRALLLFENPQDALRAVQGGVPLETINVGSMAHSPGKVQPNKVLAFNQDDIDAFAKLKELGLKFDVRKVPNDSKGNMDEIIKKAQEELNKQK, encoded by the coding sequence ATGGTAGGGATTATCATTGCTAGTCATGGTGAATTTGCTAGTGGTATCTTGCAATCTGGAGAGATGATCTTTGGAGCACAAGAAAATGTAAAAGCTGTTACATTGATGCCTAGTGAAGGACCGGATGATGTAAAAGCCAAAATGAAAGAAGCAATCGCATCTTTCGATAACCAAGATGAAGTATTATTCTTAGTCGATCTTTGGGGTGGTACACCGTTTAATCAAGCCAACAGCTTGTTTGAAGATCACAAGGATAAATGGGCAATCGTTGCTGGCATGAACTTGCCAATGCTGATTGAAGCTTTTGCTTCACGTTTTTCAATGAACTCAGCACAAGAGATTGCTGCTCATATTCTTGGAACTGCTAAAGAAGGAGTTAAGGTAAGACCTGAAGAGTTAGAACCTAAAGAAACGGCTGCACCGGCTAATCAGCAGGTAAATGCAGCGGGCGCTCCTGGTAAATTTGAATATGTGCTGGCACGTATTGATTCTCGTTTGCTTCATGGACAAGTGGCGACAGCTTGGACCAAAACGACACAGCCTACACGTATCATCGTTGTATCTGATGTAGTATCCAAGGATGATCTTCGTAAGAAATTAATCCAACAAGCTGCACCACCGGGTGTAAAAGCACATGTTGTACCTGTACATAAAATGATTGAACTTGCTAAAGATGACCAACACTTCGGCGGTCAACGCGCATTGCTTCTTTTTGAAAACCCTCAAGATGCACTTAGAGCGGTTCAAGGAGGCGTCCCATTGGAGACAATCAATGTTGGTTCTATGGCACACTCACCTGGTAAGGTTCAACCTAACAAGGTGCTGGCATTCAACCAAGATGATATTGATGCTTTTGCAAAACTAAAAGAACTTGGTTTGAAATTCGATGTACGCAAAGTTCCGAATGATTCAAAAGGCAATATGGATGAAATTATCAAGAAGGCTCAGGAAGAGCTAAATAAACAAAAATAA